In Streptomyces sp. NBC_00878, a single window of DNA contains:
- a CDS encoding aspartate aminotransferase family protein gives MAASTTAPPSTEAFWADAERHLVRYGGEFTREIIDRAAGSFLFTADGRRILDFTSGQMSAILGHSHPEIVATVQRQAATLDHLFSGMLSRPVVDLARRLADTLPAPLEKALLLTTGAESNEAALRMAKLVTGRHEIVSFARSWHGMTQAAASATYSAGRKGYGPAAPGNFAIPVPNAYRPDFTTADGSLDWRRQLDFAFDLIDAQSTGSLAACLVEPILSSGGIIEPPVGYFAALHEKCRERGMLLILDEAQTGLCRTGTWYAFERDGVVPDILTLSKTLGAGLPLAAVVTSAEIEQEAYERGFLFFTTHVADPLVAAVGNTVLDVLIGEKLDERARSLGAFLRRGLEDIAGRHSVVGDIRGRGLLAGLELVVDRETKRSSDELGARVTRRCLELGLHTNIVQLPGMGGVFRIAPPLTATEDELSLGLTILEKAIADTCAALRVGV, from the coding sequence ATGGCTGCTTCGACCACCGCTCCTCCGTCCACGGAAGCCTTCTGGGCCGACGCCGAGAGGCATCTCGTGCGCTACGGCGGCGAATTCACCCGTGAGATCATCGACCGCGCCGCCGGGAGTTTCCTGTTCACCGCGGACGGCCGGCGGATCCTCGACTTCACATCGGGCCAGATGAGCGCGATCCTCGGCCACTCGCACCCGGAGATCGTCGCCACCGTCCAGCGGCAGGCCGCGACCCTCGACCACCTCTTCAGCGGCATGCTCAGCCGCCCGGTGGTCGACCTGGCCCGGCGGCTGGCCGACACGCTGCCCGCGCCACTGGAGAAGGCACTGCTGCTGACGACCGGCGCCGAGTCGAACGAGGCGGCCCTTCGGATGGCGAAGCTCGTCACCGGCAGGCACGAGATCGTCTCGTTCGCGCGGTCCTGGCACGGCATGACCCAGGCCGCCGCATCCGCCACCTACAGCGCGGGGCGCAAGGGGTACGGCCCGGCCGCGCCCGGAAACTTCGCCATCCCCGTGCCGAACGCCTACCGGCCCGACTTCACCACGGCCGACGGCTCGCTGGACTGGCGCCGCCAGCTGGACTTCGCCTTCGACCTGATCGACGCCCAGTCGACCGGCAGCCTGGCCGCGTGCCTCGTAGAACCGATTCTTTCCTCAGGCGGAATCATCGAGCCACCGGTCGGGTATTTCGCGGCCTTGCACGAGAAGTGCCGGGAGCGCGGCATGCTGTTGATCCTCGACGAGGCCCAGACCGGCCTCTGCCGCACCGGGACCTGGTACGCGTTCGAGCGCGACGGAGTCGTCCCCGACATCCTCACGCTGTCCAAGACACTCGGTGCCGGACTCCCCCTCGCGGCCGTGGTCACCAGTGCCGAGATCGAGCAGGAGGCGTACGAGCGCGGTTTCCTGTTCTTCACCACGCACGTCGCCGACCCGCTGGTGGCAGCGGTCGGCAACACCGTCCTCGACGTCCTGATCGGCGAGAAGCTCGACGAGCGTGCGCGGTCGCTCGGCGCGTTCCTCCGCCGCGGTCTGGAGGACATCGCCGGGCGTCACTCGGTCGTCGGCGACATCCGGGGCCGGGGCCTGCTGGCCGGGCTCGAACTCGTCGTCGACCGCGAGACGAAGCGGAGCTCGGACGAGCTGGGTGCCCGGGTCACCCGGCGCTGCCTCGAACTCGGCCTGCACACGAACATCGTCCAACTGCCCGGCATGGGTGGAGTTTTCCGCATCGCCCCGCCGCTGACCGCGACCGAGGACGAGCTGTCACTCGGCCTGACCATTCTGGAAAAGGCGATCGCCGACACATGCGCCGCACTCCGCGTGGGCGTGTGA
- a CDS encoding GH92 family glycosyl hydrolase, whose product MRLPVRRITARAIAVGVGLLVPGLLFGGVLPPLAAAAEPVSDPAALVNPFIGTQNFGNTFPGAAAPFGMVQVSPDTGGQGGYDYQQDKIHGFSQTHLSGVGCGVSGELPIMPTTGAVDSVNPDTYRSKFSHDDEEATPGYYRVGLSTYDIEAELTATQRTGWQRYTFPATGAANVLFNTGKANQNVFDSEVHVVGDRTVEGRVRAGGFCAGKDRHTVYFTATFDRPFKDHGTWRGSTPKPGTRDAEGDGANGAWVTFDATDDRDAVVKVGLSYTGMDGARKNLAAETGDSYDFDATRAALRTTWEKQLSSIKIGGGSPERQKVFYSALYHAQLHPNLAGDVDGRYQGFDGAVHTASDFTPYQNLSLWDTYRPQNQLLEMLEPGVARDVALSVLAIGKDGGWLPRWALANSETNIMTGDPVTPFLVEAWSKGMLAGHEDEAYALLKKNATSTPPADSPYNGRSAVDQYSARGYVPSGLKLGKDCADKGGDNDCTHPASATLEYAAADASLALMARALGHDSDARTFASRGQWYRNLWDSSIGQFRPRTTAGTWLTPYDPVEAGHQFHEGGAYQYQWLVPQDPAGLVDLMGGRKATEKRLDSFFAYDKLLTDPAGTARKDWISQPYDYYGKPTYNPNNEPDLHAPYMYLWAGAPAKTATVVRAAMTLFTNGPDGMTGNDDLGTMSAWYVFSSLGLYPTMSGGDFMALSSPQFDSAAVTIGRYGKRQGGTLTINAPGASDANRYVQQVSLDGRDVKRTWLDWDKVAHGGSLTHRLGTTPSAWGTGAGAQPPSVNQADADGRRQLDASLRSSSDVVPVDDQAQTAHLTLDVLGQAPGELRASVTAQAPTGWQVKTTPRSPLRIRSEHLPVQKTVSVEVTVPPGTATGSYPVRFTVEAKGAGQVTREATVEVRPAAKCATATDEQCAVDLSKDMAHDGTATAEASGQGDFDGGGWSYDAGLLPAAGPVTWDGVKYEAPDPTGTAANFVEARGQTLLLPARSHGTLRLVAASHNGPVTTALTVRYADGTSAELPLKVGDWAGSTPEGSTVVLDMPHRIKSGQGVDGPPVRLFGSSIKVDDAKVIRSLTLADDPRVEVYAITLS is encoded by the coding sequence ATGCGGCTGCCCGTCAGACGGATCACGGCCCGCGCAATCGCCGTGGGCGTCGGCTTGCTCGTACCAGGTCTGCTGTTCGGGGGTGTACTTCCACCCCTCGCGGCCGCCGCCGAGCCGGTCTCCGACCCCGCCGCGCTGGTGAACCCCTTCATCGGCACCCAGAACTTCGGGAACACCTTCCCCGGGGCCGCCGCCCCGTTCGGCATGGTCCAGGTCAGCCCGGACACCGGCGGCCAGGGCGGATACGACTACCAGCAGGACAAGATCCACGGGTTCAGCCAGACCCACCTCTCCGGGGTCGGCTGCGGTGTCTCCGGAGAGCTGCCCATCATGCCGACCACCGGCGCGGTCGACAGCGTGAACCCGGACACGTACCGCTCCAAGTTCTCGCACGACGACGAGGAAGCCACCCCCGGCTACTACCGGGTGGGGCTGTCGACGTACGACATCGAGGCCGAGCTGACCGCCACGCAGCGCACCGGCTGGCAGCGGTACACCTTCCCGGCCACCGGCGCGGCGAACGTGCTGTTCAACACCGGCAAGGCCAACCAGAACGTGTTCGACTCCGAGGTGCACGTGGTCGGCGACCGCACGGTGGAGGGGCGGGTGCGGGCCGGCGGGTTCTGCGCCGGGAAGGACCGGCACACCGTCTACTTCACCGCCACCTTCGACCGGCCCTTCAAGGATCACGGCACCTGGCGCGGTTCAACACCCAAGCCGGGCACGCGCGATGCCGAAGGGGACGGCGCCAATGGTGCCTGGGTGACCTTCGACGCGACCGACGACCGGGACGCCGTCGTGAAGGTGGGCCTGTCGTACACCGGCATGGACGGTGCCCGGAAGAACCTCGCGGCGGAGACCGGCGACTCGTACGACTTCGACGCCACGCGCGCCGCACTGCGCACCACCTGGGAGAAGCAGCTCTCCTCGATCAAGATCGGCGGAGGGTCCCCAGAGCGGCAGAAGGTGTTCTACTCCGCCCTCTACCACGCCCAGTTGCACCCGAACCTGGCCGGTGACGTCGACGGCCGGTACCAGGGGTTCGACGGCGCGGTGCACACCGCCTCCGACTTCACGCCGTACCAGAACCTGTCGCTGTGGGACACCTACCGGCCGCAGAACCAGCTGCTGGAGATGCTGGAGCCAGGCGTCGCCCGGGACGTCGCGCTGTCCGTCCTCGCTATCGGCAAGGACGGCGGATGGCTGCCCCGGTGGGCCCTCGCCAACAGCGAGACCAACATCATGACCGGCGACCCCGTGACGCCGTTCCTCGTCGAGGCATGGTCGAAGGGCATGCTGGCGGGGCACGAGGACGAGGCGTACGCGCTGCTGAAGAAGAACGCGACCAGCACCCCGCCCGCCGACTCCCCGTACAACGGCCGTTCCGCCGTGGACCAGTACAGCGCGCGCGGCTACGTCCCCTCCGGCCTGAAGCTGGGCAAGGACTGCGCGGACAAGGGCGGCGACAACGACTGCACCCACCCGGCCTCGGCGACCCTGGAGTACGCGGCGGCGGACGCGTCACTCGCCCTGATGGCCAGGGCGCTCGGGCACGACTCCGACGCACGGACGTTCGCGTCCCGCGGCCAGTGGTACCGCAATCTGTGGGACTCCTCGATCGGCCAGTTCCGGCCCCGCACGACCGCGGGGACGTGGCTGACGCCGTACGACCCGGTCGAGGCGGGCCACCAGTTCCACGAGGGCGGCGCGTACCAGTACCAGTGGCTCGTGCCGCAGGACCCCGCCGGTCTCGTCGACCTGATGGGCGGCCGGAAGGCCACGGAGAAGCGGCTCGACTCCTTCTTCGCCTACGACAAGCTGCTCACCGACCCGGCGGGCACAGCGCGCAAGGACTGGATCTCCCAGCCGTACGACTACTACGGCAAGCCGACCTACAACCCGAACAACGAGCCCGACCTCCACGCGCCCTACATGTATCTGTGGGCGGGCGCCCCGGCGAAGACGGCGACCGTGGTGCGCGCCGCGATGACGCTGTTCACCAACGGCCCCGACGGCATGACCGGCAACGACGACCTGGGCACCATGTCGGCCTGGTACGTGTTCTCCTCGCTCGGCCTCTACCCGACGATGAGCGGCGGCGACTTCATGGCGCTGTCCAGCCCGCAGTTCGACTCGGCGGCCGTCACGATCGGCCGGTACGGGAAGCGGCAGGGCGGCACACTGACGATCAACGCGCCGGGGGCGAGCGACGCCAACCGCTACGTACAGCAGGTGTCGTTGGACGGCCGGGACGTCAAGCGCACCTGGCTGGACTGGGACAAGGTCGCGCACGGTGGCTCGCTGACGCACCGGCTCGGTACGACCCCGTCGGCCTGGGGCACCGGTGCGGGTGCCCAGCCACCGTCGGTCAACCAGGCGGACGCCGACGGCCGACGCCAACTGGACGCGTCCCTGCGGAGCTCCTCCGACGTCGTCCCGGTCGACGACCAGGCGCAAACCGCCCACCTGACCCTGGACGTCCTCGGCCAGGCCCCTGGCGAACTGCGGGCGTCGGTAACGGCGCAGGCGCCCACCGGCTGGCAGGTGAAGACAACTCCGCGCTCACCGCTGCGAATCCGGTCCGAGCACCTACCTGTGCAGAAGACGGTGTCCGTAGAGGTGACAGTGCCTCCCGGCACAGCCACCGGGTCCTACCCGGTGCGTTTCACGGTGGAGGCGAAGGGAGCGGGCCAGGTCACCCGGGAGGCCACCGTCGAGGTGCGCCCGGCGGCGAAGTGCGCGACGGCCACGGACGAACAGTGCGCGGTGGACCTGAGCAAGGACATGGCGCACGACGGGACGGCCACCGCGGAGGCGTCCGGCCAGGGTGACTTCGACGGTGGCGGCTGGAGTTACGACGCCGGCCTGCTGCCGGCCGCCGGTCCCGTCACCTGGGACGGCGTGAAGTACGAGGCTCCGGACCCGACCGGCACCGCCGCGAACTTCGTCGAGGCCCGCGGCCAGACGCTGCTCCTGCCCGCCCGCAGCCACGGCACCCTGCGCCTGGTGGCGGCATCGCACAACGGACCGGTGACAACCGCACTGACCGTCCGATATGCCGACGGCACCAGCGCCGAACTCCCGCTCAAGGTAGGCGACTGGGCCGGTTCGACCCCCGAGGGCAGCACCGTGGTCCTGGACATGCCCCACCGGATCAAGTCCGGCCAGGGCGTCGACGGGCCGCCGGTACGGCTGTTCGGCAGCTCCATCAAGGTGGACGACGCCAAGGTGATCCGCTCGTTGACACTGGCGGACGATCCGCGGGTGGAGGTGTACGCGATCACGCTGTCGTAG
- a CDS encoding glycoside hydrolase family 97 catalytic domain-containing protein, whose product MSAVLGAGALSPPVQAAEPRDSAWTVAQPTAHRAGGLSAAVTLDGASGALSLTVRRGTTTVLEPAPVGIVTDSADFSSGLRNVGSTVRAVTERYSTTTGKRRERTARMNETRLAFADREGHRMDLVVRVADDGIAYRYVLPDAGQGTVRREASAFQLPSDAPAWLLPYTVNYERPRTRTTAAGAATGDFGSPSLFQVNDSYVLLTESDVDGRYAGSRLAHQTGTGRYEVRLADEEIAFDGPLETPWRTAVVGGLDTVTESTLVDDLAPPSKIGDTSWIRPGKVAWSWLAGFSEAQRSLETQKRFVDYSAAHGWEYSLVDDGWKTTDWMPKLIEHANRRGVKILLWMHWTDLDTPEERETNLSRIQEWGAAGLKIDFMDSESRDRYRWYDEILADTAKRHLLVNFHGSTIPHGIQRTWPHVMGMEAVYGAEQGNVSIGDVTTLPFTRNVVGSMDYTPMGFQFGQRNTSEAAELALSVVYESGFQNYAGSVDAYRRRPELERFLDQVPTVWDETRLLAGSPGEGATFARRSAKRWFLGGVTAGDPRTQQVPLDFLGRGRWRVDVVRDGSDGLVRESRIVDRGDTLDVPTVRNGGFAALVCPARPGSQTCDKPVDRLPLTTFSATPERTQAEAGGSVDLSGRFLVDQFGPVRDVTVAATAPSGWTLEGEDAHAAELPTGRPLAADWKVRVPADAAPGYHDVVVAVTYRAPAEGSDAPALRTERTVRIFVKPPGVDYVSDLPFVQQSNGWGPVERDRSNGETGGTDGGPLRIRGKEYDKGLGTHAASEVTVDTGGAYTRFTASVGIDDEASGTGSVAFEVLGDGEVLARTGVLTREDAAVLIDVDITGVQKLTLRVTDGGDGANYDHADWGDTRLQRAG is encoded by the coding sequence TTGAGCGCGGTTCTGGGCGCGGGAGCGCTCTCACCTCCGGTACAGGCCGCCGAGCCTCGGGACAGTGCCTGGACGGTGGCCCAGCCGACGGCGCACCGCGCCGGAGGCCTGTCCGCCGCCGTCACCCTGGACGGGGCAAGCGGTGCCCTGTCGCTGACCGTCCGCCGGGGCACCACGACCGTGCTGGAGCCGGCTCCCGTCGGCATCGTCACGGACTCCGCGGACTTCTCTTCCGGGCTGCGCAACGTCGGCAGCACCGTCCGGGCGGTGACCGAGCGGTACTCGACCACGACCGGCAAGCGCCGCGAACGCACCGCGCGGATGAACGAGACCCGGCTGGCCTTCGCCGACCGTGAAGGCCACCGGATGGACCTGGTCGTGCGGGTCGCCGACGACGGGATCGCCTACCGCTACGTGCTGCCCGACGCGGGCCAAGGCACGGTGCGCCGCGAGGCCTCGGCCTTTCAGCTTCCTTCCGACGCCCCCGCCTGGCTCCTGCCGTACACCGTCAACTACGAGCGGCCGCGCACCCGGACGACCGCCGCGGGCGCCGCCACCGGCGACTTCGGCAGTCCCTCGCTGTTCCAGGTGAACGACTCCTACGTGCTGCTCACCGAGTCGGACGTGGACGGGCGCTACGCGGGCAGCCGACTCGCCCACCAGACAGGGACCGGCCGTTACGAGGTCCGGCTCGCCGATGAGGAGATCGCCTTCGACGGTCCGCTGGAGACACCGTGGCGCACCGCGGTCGTCGGCGGCCTGGACACGGTCACCGAGTCGACACTGGTGGACGACCTCGCGCCGCCCTCGAAGATCGGTGACACCTCCTGGATCCGGCCGGGGAAGGTCGCCTGGTCCTGGCTCGCGGGATTCAGTGAGGCGCAGCGCAGCCTGGAGACGCAGAAGCGGTTCGTGGACTACAGCGCGGCCCACGGCTGGGAGTACTCGCTGGTCGATGACGGCTGGAAGACCACCGACTGGATGCCCAAGCTCATCGAGCACGCCAACCGACGGGGCGTCAAGATCCTGCTGTGGATGCACTGGACGGACCTGGACACGCCCGAGGAGCGGGAGACGAACCTCTCACGCATACAGGAGTGGGGCGCGGCCGGACTGAAGATCGACTTCATGGACTCCGAATCCCGGGACCGCTACCGCTGGTACGACGAGATCCTCGCCGACACGGCGAAGCGTCACCTGCTCGTCAACTTCCACGGCTCGACCATCCCGCACGGGATCCAGCGCACCTGGCCCCACGTCATGGGGATGGAGGCGGTCTACGGAGCCGAACAGGGCAACGTGTCCATCGGCGACGTCACGACCCTCCCGTTCACCCGCAATGTGGTCGGCTCCATGGACTACACCCCCATGGGCTTCCAGTTCGGGCAGCGCAACACGTCCGAGGCCGCCGAGCTCGCGCTGTCCGTGGTCTACGAGTCCGGGTTCCAGAACTACGCGGGATCGGTCGACGCCTATCGCCGGCGGCCGGAGCTGGAGCGGTTCCTGGACCAGGTGCCCACCGTCTGGGACGAGACCCGGCTGCTGGCCGGGAGCCCCGGCGAGGGGGCGACGTTCGCCCGGCGCAGCGCGAAGCGCTGGTTCCTCGGCGGTGTCACCGCGGGAGACCCGCGCACCCAGCAGGTCCCGCTGGACTTCCTGGGCAGGGGGAGGTGGCGTGTCGATGTCGTGCGCGACGGGTCGGACGGACTGGTGCGGGAGAGCCGGATCGTGGACCGCGGCGACACCCTTGACGTGCCGACGGTCCGAAACGGCGGGTTCGCCGCCCTGGTCTGTCCGGCCAGACCGGGCAGCCAGACCTGCGACAAGCCGGTGGACCGCCTGCCCCTGACGACGTTCAGCGCCACCCCGGAGCGGACGCAGGCGGAGGCAGGCGGGTCCGTGGACCTGTCCGGCCGGTTCCTCGTCGACCAGTTCGGCCCGGTGCGGGACGTCACCGTCGCCGCCACCGCCCCTTCGGGCTGGACCCTGGAGGGCGAGGACGCGCACGCCGCCGAGCTGCCGACGGGCCGGCCGCTGGCCGCCGACTGGAAGGTCCGCGTTCCCGCCGACGCGGCGCCCGGCTACCACGACGTCGTGGTGGCCGTCACCTACCGCGCCCCCGCCGAGGGATCCGACGCGCCCGCGCTGCGCACCGAGCGGACCGTACGGATCTTCGTCAAGCCGCCGGGCGTCGACTACGTCAGTGATCTGCCGTTCGTCCAGCAGAGCAACGGCTGGGGCCCCGTGGAGCGCGACCGTTCCAACGGGGAGACCGGCGGTACCGACGGCGGCCCGCTGCGCATCCGCGGGAAGGAGTACGACAAGGGGCTGGGGACCCACGCCGCCAGTGAGGTCACCGTGGACACCGGCGGTGCGTACACCCGCTTCACCGCGTCGGTCGGCATCGACGACGAGGCGAGCGGTACGGGCTCGGTGGCCTTCGAGGTGCTCGGCGACGGCGAGGTTCTGGCCAGGACCGGAGTGCTCACCCGCGAGGACGCCGCGGTACTGATCGACGTCGACATCACGGGCGTACAGAAGCTGACGTTGCGGGTCACCGACGGCGGCGACGGCGCCAACTACGACCACGCCGACTGGGGCGACACCCGGCTCCAGCGGGCCGGGTGA
- a CDS encoding DUF397 domain-containing protein — MSVEPELAWFKSSYSTGDGGECVEVAMQWRKSSFSTGSGGECVEVAVCPYVVHVRDSKDIARHGIAVDAAAWTAFVGFAGR, encoded by the coding sequence ATGAGCGTTGAGCCCGAACTGGCTTGGTTCAAGAGCAGTTACAGCACGGGCGATGGAGGCGAGTGCGTTGAGGTCGCCATGCAGTGGCGCAAGTCCAGCTTCAGCACCGGCAGCGGCGGCGAGTGCGTCGAGGTCGCCGTCTGCCCTTACGTCGTCCACGTGCGCGACTCCAAGGACATAGCCCGCCATGGCATTGCGGTGGACGCGGCGGCCTGGACCGCGTTCGTCGGCTTCGCTGGTCGATAG
- a CDS encoding helix-turn-helix transcriptional regulator, translating to MSEPVGSAAEEEPGAEEGEREAGAGSGILRVFGRQLKRFRVRAGLERPEFGAMTGYSVSTIAAYEQGRRVPPPKFIDKADEVLDAGGVLQEMKEEVARAQYPAFFRDAARLEGEAVELHVYAMYAMPGLLQTEEYARAVFSIRRPLLDEDRIEQGLSARLARQEIYARKPAPLMSFVLEESVLQRPLGGKEVLRGQLEQVLLIGHKRNVEIQVMPVSREDHGALGGPFTLIDTPEGRRIAYAEVQGDSRLYSGQSKVRELEARYGILRAQALTPSESLAYVEKLLGET from the coding sequence ATGAGTGAGCCGGTGGGATCGGCTGCCGAGGAGGAGCCCGGGGCGGAGGAGGGCGAGCGGGAGGCGGGGGCCGGGTCTGGCATCCTGCGCGTCTTCGGGCGCCAGTTGAAGCGGTTCCGGGTACGGGCGGGGCTGGAGCGGCCCGAGTTCGGGGCGATGACGGGCTACTCGGTGTCGACCATCGCCGCGTACGAGCAGGGTCGCCGGGTGCCGCCGCCGAAGTTCATCGACAAGGCGGACGAGGTCCTGGACGCGGGCGGTGTCCTCCAGGAGATGAAGGAGGAGGTTGCGCGGGCGCAGTATCCGGCCTTCTTTCGGGATGCGGCGAGGTTGGAGGGGGAGGCGGTTGAGCTTCACGTGTACGCGATGTACGCCATGCCGGGCCTGTTGCAGACCGAGGAGTACGCCCGAGCGGTGTTCTCCATCCGCCGCCCGCTGCTTGACGAGGACCGGATCGAGCAAGGGCTGAGCGCACGCCTGGCGAGGCAGGAGATCTATGCGCGCAAGCCCGCGCCGCTGATGAGCTTCGTCTTGGAAGAGTCCGTGCTCCAGAGGCCCCTCGGGGGTAAGGAAGTACTGCGGGGCCAGTTGGAGCAGGTACTGCTCATCGGCCATAAGCGGAACGTCGAGATCCAGGTCATGCCGGTCAGTCGCGAGGACCACGGCGCACTGGGTGGCCCGTTCACCTTGATCGATACACCTGAAGGGCGGAGGATCGCCTATGCAGAGGTGCAAGGCGACAGCCGACTCTACTCAGGGCAGTCGAAGGTTCGGGAGCTTGAGGCCCGTTACGGGATTCTCCGAGCACAGGCCCTCACGCCGAGTGAGTCACTGGCATACGTAGAGAAGCTGCTGGGAGAGACATGA
- a CDS encoding ATP-binding protein, protein MNNETSPSPGVRPHAPTQTDTNPAPKQTVDPPPASHHTHKARQHPSPIREFSMRFTSSTRGARLARRLVSHWLDAWGHPYTGEANQTLTLITSELATNAVRHGNVAGRDFHVRLTETGDGPRPRVLRVEVTDTRAERVPLLSSHEPPGDEESGRGLLIVARLAARWAVAPRVGAPGKTVWAELYPS, encoded by the coding sequence ATGAACAACGAAACTTCCCCCTCCCCGGGGGTTCGACCGCATGCCCCGACGCAGACGGACACGAACCCGGCGCCGAAGCAGACCGTCGATCCGCCCCCCGCGTCGCACCACACCCACAAGGCACGCCAACACCCCAGCCCCATCCGCGAGTTCTCGATGCGCTTCACGTCCTCCACGCGTGGGGCGCGTCTCGCCCGGCGTCTCGTCTCGCACTGGCTGGACGCCTGGGGCCACCCGTACACCGGTGAGGCCAACCAGACGCTGACGCTGATCACTTCGGAGCTGGCCACCAACGCCGTACGGCACGGGAATGTCGCCGGGCGGGACTTCCATGTCCGGCTGACCGAGACCGGCGACGGACCGCGCCCGCGCGTCCTGCGTGTCGAGGTCACCGACACCCGCGCCGAACGCGTACCGCTGCTCAGTTCCCACGAGCCGCCCGGCGACGAGGAGTCCGGTCGCGGTCTGCTCATCGTGGCGCGCCTGGCGGCGCGTTGGGCGGTCGCCCCGCGCGTCGGTGCACCGGGAAAGACCGTGTGGGCGGAGCTGTACCCGTCTTGA